Genomic window (Mycolicibacterium smegmatis):
AAGGAACTCGCGGTCGATCCGTCGCTGCGCAAGTCCGGAAGCATCGTCGAGGTGGACCAGAAGGGACGCGGTTCGTTCCTCACCGTCGGCAGCCCGGTCAAGTTCTCGGCCTTCCAGCCCGAGATCAAGGGTGCGCCGCTGCTCGGTGAGCACACCGACGAGGTGCTGGCCGGCCTGGGTTACGACGCCGACCAGATCGAAGAGTTCCACCGCAAGAAGATCGTCGTCGGTTCGTAGCACTCGCACACCGCCCCATGTCGCCTACCCGGCATGGGGCGGTGTTCGTCACCGAAAACGATTCCGCCCGACCGGTTTCGCCCCGTCTGCTGGAGGAAGCCCATGAAACGCACGACCACCGGGGAGACCAGCGTGGCGACCCTGGTCCGTGAGATCGCCGCCGACCATCGCGACCACCGCGGGCCGCTGCTGCCGATCCTGCACGCGGTCCAGGAGAGGCTGGGATGTGTGCCCGCCGAGGCCGTCCCCGTGCTCGCCGAAGAACTCAACCTGTCCCGTGCCGATGTGCACGGGGTCATCACCTTCTACCACGACTTCCGCTCGGAACCTGCCGGGCGCACGACGGTCCGCGTGTGCCGCGCCGAGGCCTGCCAGGCCCTGGGCGCCTCGCGGCTGGTCGCACATCTGCAGGACCGGCACGGGGTGCAACTGGGGGACACCACCGATGACGGAACGCTCACGGCCGAGCAGGTCTTCTGCCTCGGCAACTGCGCACTGGGCCCGTCGGCCCAGGTGGACGGCAGGCTCTACGGACGGCTCGACGAGGCGCGCCTGTCGGCCCTCATCGATTCGGCGGTGACGCGATGAGCGAACCGGTCACCGTCTACGTGCCGTGCGACTCAGCGGCCAAATCCGTCG
Coding sequences:
- a CDS encoding formate dehydrogenase subunit gamma — its product is MKRTTTGETSVATLVREIAADHRDHRGPLLPILHAVQERLGCVPAEAVPVLAEELNLSRADVHGVITFYHDFRSEPAGRTTVRVCRAEACQALGASRLVAHLQDRHGVQLGDTTDDGTLTAEQVFCLGNCALGPSAQVDGRLYGRLDEARLSALIDSAVTR